The genomic DNA ACTCTCTTACCCAACAGCTATGCACAGCACAAGTAATTACTACCACAGCCAACTGCATAACAAACGTTGCCATAAAAATCCCACATTCTAACCTCACCAACAATTTAGCCTCTTTCGGACCCCTATCTGACTTTAGCATCGAAATACTTGATCTTTCTTTCGTAAACAAAGCCAGAATACCAAGCAACTGCCCGATGGATGAGGCGAGGAGAAGGGAAACATGTGTCAGGAAGCAAAAATGAGCAAGGTGAGAGTAAAAACCAACAAAAGATGACAAAAGTGAGATGGAAGAAACCATGAGGAAGGCCAAACCCAATGAGCTTGGTGGCATTTTAAGGGCTACGGTAGGAACTAAAGATGTCGTGGAGAGAACGAAGAGAATGAAATTCAAGACTGAGAGAAGAATGTATGGAAAAGAACATGAACTTCTAAGGTTGTTATTATTACTTGAAGCCATTTCTTGGAAGTCTTACATTTAGTTCTTGCAATGGGAATGGAAATTTATATGGAGGGGGTTTTGGATTAGGGACCGTTAAAAGGAGAAATAGACAACGGCTATGTTGGAGGACCCCATTTGTTGGCTTCTTCTTCAAGGGTGCAGAATCCCTCCATAAGTGTTTGAAACAACTGCATTGTTTTTAGTGAGTAGAGCTTCATTAGTACTAATGAGTGTTTTGTTTCACGGGCTTTTAGTTTTCAAATTTTGAATGCTGCCGTTTATTTTTTTGTGAATAATAACTTTGTGATGGGACTTCATATTTGGCATTACTATTCTGTTTAAAATATGCTTATGTAGGCTGTCAGATGAGTTTGAGAGTCATTTCTAACCTCAATTTGACATTTCTTTTTTAGGGATATAGATTTGAACAAGCACGGTATTTTATTTCTTTGAATATGCAGAATGATGCTTATTAAATTTGAATCCAAGGGAAGAATTCATATATGCAAGGATGAGACTGTTATTAACAAAATATATTTGTTTAGTGACAAGGTTCAGTATCGCACATTTGACCCTTTTTCTTTCGTATCTGAAACTGTGAAAAAAACAGAGAAAAAAACTTTACAAAATCCATTCATGATAGTATTTACATCACGACTAACTGTACTTCTGCTGTGCATATGCTGCTCATAGCTATATTTTTCAGCACATAGGAGCCAATAAAACTGAAAATAAATTAAACAATCCTACCATTAAACGATGAAATCACCAAACTCTCATGATATCTGTACATCCGAGCTAGCCAATGGTTGACTTTTGCCACTTTCCGGGACCTGGGTTATGCCAAAGAAAATTTTCAGAGCGCATGGAGTACATATATTTAACATCCTTCTAGTAGACACAATATTTCAAAAAGCACTGTATAACAACAAATTTTGTTATGAATGTCTACCACTTCAATTCCAGTATCATGCTAACATAGCAACACTACGAGATTAAGCGTTTGATGAATacatatatatagatcaaaagaGTACTGTTATATCATTTGACAAGTAGAGGTGAAATTTTTGGCTCATATTTGTTCATGAATAGTTGTGTTCTCGAGAATAAAAGAACAATTAATGCGGTTAGAATAATAAGTCCGAAAACCTCTGGACAAAAACTTCCATATATTGCTTACCATGCTTACGATATCAAATTTTATGTTAATATATGGAGATAAATTTGTATATAGAGACTGAGATCTTTGGTTCATATGTGCTTACTGTGAGACATTACACAAACATAGTTAAGCAAACGGTGACCAACAAATAATTACTCAAGAATTTATGAGGGAGAAGGGAAGATCATAGCATGAGGGGTGATGGAAAGACCCTTGAAAAGGAGAAGAAACACTATAAATTCTTCAACATAAAAATATGAAAAACATAAATCCAAAAACTTGCTAGCAAAGATAACAGTACCTAGAAAGAGATGGATTTTCTAACATAATTCACCTAGTTAGAGAGTGCAATTAAGAACTCAAGATAACTACAACGTCCTAATTTATCCATCTTAGGGATCACTAGAGATTCAGTACATGGGAAGTACCTGGTTCTCAGGCACATCTTCTGTTGTATGGGTTAAGATCAGCTCAACTCTATCAAGCGATGCATGTAGGCTTCCTGAGTTCATGTTGAACAATGGTTGACCAGTGCCAACGGCCCTGTAAAAGCAATTTTTCAATAGAAGGATAAGAAAGAAAGCTTACAAGTGTAGTcaatttatttataataaataatcaTCTACATCC from Apium graveolens cultivar Ventura chromosome 5, ASM990537v1, whole genome shotgun sequence includes the following:
- the LOC141724535 gene encoding uncharacterized protein LOC141724535: MASSNNNNLRSSCSFPYILLSVLNFILFVLSTTSLVPTVALKMPPSSLGLAFLMVSSISLLSSFVGFYSHLAHFCFLTHVSLLLASSIGQLLGILALFTKERSSISMLKSDRGPKEAKLLVRLECGIFMATFVMQLAVVVITCAVHSCWVREYEDIEAEKEALARKRSRRIARVQEESIANAAKICEIKDKEFDEKMKVKYGLWVKNNFEG